From a region of the Thermomicrobium roseum DSM 5159 genome:
- a CDS encoding MOSC domain-containing protein: MTGTGRVVAVCSSPNGGVPKYRRVEIEIGPYGVVGDYHAGPVNRHKKRGDPEPNTRQITIVAQEVLDDVNEQLGIQLEPGHLGENLTVVGLGDLSDLVPGDVLRVGTAVLEITAQNKPCSTVAVYHEQLVKELYGRRGVCAIVRQPGRVRPGDLVVLERGTR; encoded by the coding sequence ATGACGGGGACGGGGCGAGTCGTAGCTGTCTGCTCGAGTCCGAACGGTGGGGTGCCCAAGTACCGGCGAGTCGAGATCGAAATCGGACCGTATGGTGTCGTCGGTGATTACCATGCTGGGCCGGTGAATCGCCACAAGAAGCGTGGCGATCCCGAACCGAATACACGCCAGATCACGATCGTCGCACAGGAAGTGTTGGACGACGTCAATGAGCAGCTCGGCATCCAGCTCGAACCGGGACATCTCGGAGAGAACCTCACGGTCGTCGGATTAGGTGATCTCAGTGACCTCGTGCCAGGCGATGTTCTCCGCGTCGGCACGGCGGTGCTGGAGATCACGGCACAAAACAAGCCATGCAGTACGGTGGCCGTCTATCACGAACAACTCGTCAAGGAGCTGTACGGACGGCGTGGCGTCTGTGCGATCGTGCGACAGCCGGGACGGGTACGTCCAGGTGACCTGGTCGTCCTCGAGCGCGGAACTCGCTAG